GCCTACTGTAATCTTAGATGCCagagtgaggaatatggattgACCCAACAGCTAACAGAATTTCATCATCCTATATACTGAAACATAACTGTAGGCGGGTTTCAGATAATGGAAAGTAATGCAGTGTTCTGTATATTTTGGAGCTTATATTTAGATTTCCATATCTCTTACATGGGCATTGCCTTGACATGGATGGCCCAAGGATAGCTCAGtctcaacagatcttggaagctaagtaaggtTGGTTGGTCCTGCttagtactgggatgggagaccaccaaggaagtccagagtcgctATGCAGAAGTAGGCAATGGGAAAAatcctctgagcatctcttgccttgaaaaccctatggggtcaccataggtcagttgtgacttcatggcactttctaccaccatcatACATGCAGTATTTATTATAAACATCTTTGTATTCTAACTTTTGGCGTCTTGCAAAAATACGCattcatgtaattttttttttaccttgtatTGTGCATATTGTAGTTTTGGCAGGGGACCAATTCCAAAGTCTTCCTCATTAATTCTCCGAATGGTCTCCTTTTTGTTTTCATCTTCTTGAATTATTCTCGGATTCGCTAGAAGGCACAGAAATATTTAAACCCTCGTGCAAAACATGAACGGTAGCCTTTTCAAAATGACAAGCAGTGACGGCCGCAGAATCAGGCATACATGTTTAAAGTTGCTGATTTCATGTGAACGACTTGTGTTGAAGTACCACACAAAGAAGTCCCAATCCAGTTACTGCAGAATGGTCTTATTAAAATGAAAGGATTGTATCAGAAAAAGCTCTGTGCTTTCAAATATAATCGAGTGTTACTGGGAGAGATGTCATTGAATGCTAATTTTCTTGTATTGTTTGATAGAGGACCACAGGATCAATGTGGTCGGCCTACTTTTAGCATTGGCCAGAAATGCAAATCTCAACATTTAAGGATGTTTGTGTTTAAAGCTCTGTATAGAAGGTAATATTAATACCATTTTCCAAAGTGCTGTTCCTTTCCTGTAGAGGTCGCGGATTAAAAGTTTGAACATtctggggaagagaaaaaaaaaagagagagaaggccaGTTCTTTAAGTTAGTATAATTTCTTTTATAATTGATTGTAAGAAGCAGTATCaagatttcattattttaaagatatgtcctgAGGCATTTCCTCTTGAAAAGCAATCAGAAGCATTTAATGGCCAATCTCAATAGAAGAACAATCTTGAGTTACATACAAATCTACCTGTGCCAAATTGTCATCTAGAAACAGAAAATGTAATGTTCAAAATTACTGTATTGTTAGTTCAAAAAGGTGAATTTGGTTTGGTAATAATGGCATAATATTGTGTAAATCCAGTTTGCTATTCAATTCAAAAATGAGAATTAAAGAATGCCCCTGAAAATTATTATGGTGAAGGGACTAAATCTATTTTGTTAGGCTAGTTCTGTTCTATTGTAACATGCTTAAACACTGAAAACTGAATATGTGGCTCACCTGGTTACACCGCTTAAATACAATGTCTTTGAGGGAATCTAAACAACGACTTCGGAGGTCCATTTCATGGATTTCACTGTAACCGGTAGCAGCCAACAGGGCCTTCAAATGAAAATGGATGCAGTTTTTACCACAAATTGCTACTCATCAACAGAATATTACAGCTTGTAAGAACTGTAGTACTTAATGGAACTTGAAACTaggtttcatttccttttaaaaggcaCTTAATCTATATATCTAATTTTAAGGTGTTTCTATCCAAGGATAGCTAAATCCACCCTTTGGGGCCACATGGATgctattttggtgtagtggttaggagtgcagacttctcatctgtcatgccgggttcaattctgcactcccccacatgcagccagcagggtgaccttgggctcgccacggcactgataaaactgttctgaccaagcagtgatatcagggctctctcagcctcacccacctcacagggtgtctgtcatggggaaaggaaagggaaggcgactgtaagccgctttgaggctcctttgggaacaggtgaaccaactcttcttctaaacagatTTTTCAACAAACCTGGGAAACTTCCCAGGTTCATCCGGGGCAACTTCCCAGGTTTCCATAAaagtctgaaatctttaaaaaactaCAATTGGGGAGTAATTCCTCCCAAAGTTACAGAGAACACACTTATCTCTAGCATTTGTCAGTGGGACTGGGAAGCCCCACTGTGGTCAGTGGTGGCAGCATAGAAGAGACCCTCTCAGGACCGGGTAGCAAcccagaagctctgctgggcCTGGCAGCAGTGGAGCCTGGGAGCTCTGGTGGGCCCAGCAGAAATTGCCATGGAGCCCAGAGAAGCCCCTGAGTTGCAACAGGCCTGAAAACAATGCGTAGGTGGGAAGGGGATCCCGCTATCAGTATTACAGGCCCACACTTGTACTCAAGAATATTTAAATTCTCAGATCACAGAATTGATAACTTTTCAAGATAACCAAACATTCATTTCCACTGCAATCCTCTTTTTTCACTGTTATACACAAGttcagaaaattattttgaaaactgCATTAATAGATATTTAAAAGGCAAAGTATGTTTACCTGAAAAAGCATTGCTCTGCAGCTTTTAAATATGGAATGGGAAATAAAGGCATAAGAAGTCTGTGAATGGTAAACAACATAAGTTGGCTTGTACTGGTTTGGTTTTTTAAACTGTGTTCCCCACGCAACTCGAATCCACACTGAATTGTCTTCATATTTCTTAAACGTGATAGTAACCTGAAGTACGAAAAATAATTAACAAGAAACAAAATTACCTATTTAAACATGTACAAAAATATTAAGTGCGTAAAACAGGGCACACAATGAAGGTAAGGCAACATTTTTCCAACAAAGGAAAATTCAGCACACTAAAAACCATGTAATATTGTATATCTGACGCTCAAATAAAGACCACTGCAGGCAGAATACTTTTTTCtaattgttttatatttagactaggggccaagcctgttgcattcagtaatacaacaggtgctagattgggaggtgggtggaagaactctgtgggcagcttctccctctcctcaggacatggaaaggctgcaggcagctgctaggGAACTCataggcaggggcagctctcacgcagcagggatctgcagactctaAGTCTTGAAGGAAAGTGGAAGGATGGTGTGGTCAGAGGTggaggatggaaggcgattggctggccactaggCAGACAGGCAcaccggttggaggaggaagcacccAGGGACGGGAcagcacttaaaccatgagacacattcctcctccaagcccttaccagaaatatattatgtggaacagataacacGAGGAGGGCTGGCTAACAAATTATGGAGTtgttttaaagaattttaaaCATACTTGTATTTCAGCTTGATTCTTACATTTTTCAGAAGTAATCGAAGGCtggttttaaatttgtttttaaaatctaccAAGTCGAAAATGACATTTTCATCACCTGACAAAAAACAAAACGAACATAAAAATTACACATCACACAAAATACCACAATCTTGCTACAGTACAGTAACTTTGTTCTCCACACTTGTTTTCAGCCATTATCAGAGCAATCTGTTTTAACAATTCCAGCATTAATAATCTGCGGCAATACATTGAGACAGCCAAAGGATTTGGGGTTTCCAGCAGGCTGTGTAAAACTGCCATCACAATGTGTTCTAGCAAAgtcttgtaaggataaaataaaacaagcctATAGAATACTGCATATGTGGAATATTATATGATGCATGTTGATTATTATAATGGGATGGATCCCAGGATTTGTGGACAGAAGATGCTGATTGAAGACCTCCCTACATCCCAGTCATTTCCAATTCTGGAAATGTTTATTCCTGGGGATGTGGTACTACTGTGTGAAGTAATAGCCATGAAGGTCAGAAGGATGCAGTACGAAGGAAAAATAGAACAAAATTGCTATCTCCTGCTTGTTTAAATAGGTGGAAGACAAGAAGCACTTTCACCCCTATTCTCACAGTACTCTCTTTACCTATTTAGCTATTAATCCATGTGGAT
This region of Paroedura picta isolate Pp20150507F chromosome 14, Ppicta_v3.0, whole genome shotgun sequence genomic DNA includes:
- the CENPN gene encoding centromere protein N isoform X1, whose amino-acid sequence is MDETVAEYIRRTVLRIPRSEIGKLLTTWGFLSENQLQTINLHQIKENLSQEVVRLCEENGATIKHAANLDIIYNYTYRDKKNWIVYKMTREGGDENVIFDLVDFKNKFKTSLRLLLKNVTITFKKYEDNSVWIRVAWGTQFKKPNQYKPTYVVYHSQTSYAFISHSIFKSCRAMLFQALLAATGYSEIHEMDLRSRCLDSLKDIVFKRCNQNVQTFNPRPLQERNSTLENANPRIIQEDENKKETIRRINEEDFGIGPLPKLQYAQYKLETVFRSKPELGILNNKEPFRCLVTFSSPHLLEALKSLAPAGLATAPLSRLLTCIVPDAKNSFKITEKKGGFSHGHPDQ
- the CENPN gene encoding centromere protein N isoform X2 — encoded protein: MDETVAEYIRRTVLRIPRSEIGKLLTTWGFLSENQLQTINLHQIKENLSQEVVRLCEENGATIKHAANLDIIYNYTYRDKKNWIVYKMTREGGDENVIFDLVDFKNKFKTSLRLLLKNVTITFKKYEDNSVWIRVAWGTQFKKPNQYKPTYVVYHSQTSYAFISHSIFKSCRAMLFQALLAATGYSEIHEMDLRSRCLDSLKDIVFKRCNQNVQTFNPRPLQERNSTLENANPRIIQEDENKKETIRRINEEDFGIGPLPKLQYAQYKTPCEVGGAESSNRTEVSPDGCIWRSGKSNSALQVKAATLNHYTTLALNDKRGGGEGLKKKPADGPVNIQHGSSQPF